A genome region from Methylobacterium sp. FF17 includes the following:
- a CDS encoding CHASE domain-containing protein, which yields MTGSATPQADDTDAPGSTWHPGMRTASPAPGVALVALVVLGLVLACATAAWKEASNARVTAERLDVAVLRVASVISERMAKYEYGLRGARGAIVAAGEDGITRGRFRDYSLTRDIDREFPGTRGFGFIRRVDPAREAAFLEAARRDGAPDFALRQITPHPGERYVIQYLEPVEPNRPAIGLDVASEDHRRGAALAAMETGQATLTAPITLVQASGLRERGLLLYLPIARMDPRGATVAERRARTIGWAYAPLVIDEVLAGLDLNLVELDLAISDATPEALTRFYGTGDALASVDPALVRRRTVAVFGRSWDLEVRALPPFVSGLNLTSPATAGGTVLVAMLMFAGIAHLRLTGRRREVLAGVERSRLAAIVENAEDAIVGKTLDGTVTDWNPAAERLFGFTAPEAIGRNARDLVVPPHLRAEERETLDRVRLGKPVAPLSTLRLHRDGNAVPVLVTVSPIRSPRGETVGVATVIRDIGAQLAAEEEIRTLNASLERQVAERTSQLRAASAWQDAILRHAGYAVIATDLDGTISLFNPAAERMLGYAAGELVGTATPGLFHDPREVADRAAELSAALGERVEPGFEVFVARARRGMPETAEWTYVTKAGERHPVLLNVSLLRTADGRDLGYLGIAMDLSERRRHEAEMKAANAGTWSYDVATGLVRLSAECARQHGLPDAETEIDVERGWRPLAHPADVGHVLADLGAAVETGGSYTTEFRIPLPNGGLRWISAMGRVETDADGRTSKVLGLTLDVTPRKLAEIALGEAKAQAEAARSDAERANQAKTDFLASMSHEIRTPLNAIIGFTDLMLASDRLAPDLHRHADLVRASGAALLAIVNDILDFSKVEAGAVELAPRPFALSSLLDACTSIVRAQAETKGLQLRTSLGPDLPGWVLGDEGRLRQVLLNLLNNAVKFTKAGSVTLDVSSEPAGPAERVLRLRVTDTGIGIPEEKRKRLFQRFSQVDGSIGRDYGGTGLGLAISRSLVELMGGEIGVGSDTGRGSSFWFSVTLPLADAPDGQATVPAASVARRKGRLLLVDDSPINLELAKAVLTGAGHDVEVAGEGATAVAAVAAGGFDLVLMDVQMPGMDGMSATRAIRHSKLPTATIPVIAMTANVLPEQVRAFREAGMDDHVGKPFEREALFATIERWLGAGTSASGVPVERRVPASFDRSIYEQIGRYLKPNRLHEVLHLLIAELRTSFQGDAAMFDARSWLRHRAHSLSSATGMMGFVDLATACHALECCGEDRLDREGVEVFGLLLEQVRRLSDDAVVLAEELSRGIDGTDRPHTAEHTSASAREAAAS from the coding sequence ATGACCGGGTCCGCGACGCCGCAGGCAGACGACACGGACGCGCCGGGTTCCACCTGGCATCCCGGCATGCGGACCGCGAGCCCGGCACCGGGCGTCGCCTTGGTTGCGCTGGTCGTCCTGGGCCTCGTCCTGGCTTGCGCGACCGCGGCCTGGAAGGAGGCGAGCAACGCCAGGGTCACCGCGGAGCGGCTGGACGTGGCCGTGCTCCGGGTGGCATCGGTGATCTCCGAACGCATGGCGAAGTACGAATACGGGCTCCGCGGCGCGCGGGGAGCCATCGTGGCCGCCGGCGAGGACGGGATCACACGGGGCCGCTTCAGGGACTACAGCCTGACCCGCGACATCGACCGCGAGTTCCCCGGGACCCGCGGCTTCGGCTTCATCCGCCGCGTCGATCCCGCACGGGAGGCCGCGTTCCTGGAAGCCGCGCGCCGCGACGGCGCACCGGACTTCGCCCTCCGCCAGATCACCCCGCACCCCGGCGAGCGCTACGTGATCCAGTACCTGGAGCCCGTGGAGCCCAACCGTCCCGCCATCGGCCTCGACGTCGCCTCCGAGGACCATCGCAGGGGCGCGGCGCTCGCCGCGATGGAGACCGGCCAGGCCACGCTGACCGCGCCCATCACCCTGGTGCAGGCCAGCGGCTTGCGCGAGCGAGGTCTCCTGCTCTACCTCCCGATCGCCCGGATGGACCCGAGGGGGGCGACGGTCGCCGAACGACGGGCCCGGACGATCGGATGGGCCTATGCGCCCCTCGTCATCGACGAGGTACTCGCCGGCCTGGACCTGAACCTCGTCGAGCTGGACCTGGCGATCTCGGACGCGACGCCCGAGGCGCTTACCCGGTTCTACGGCACGGGCGACGCGCTCGCCTCGGTCGACCCGGCCCTGGTCCGGCGCAGGACCGTCGCGGTGTTCGGGCGATCCTGGGACCTGGAGGTCCGGGCGCTGCCCCCGTTCGTATCCGGGCTGAACCTGACCTCACCGGCCACCGCCGGCGGCACCGTCCTGGTCGCCATGCTGATGTTCGCCGGCATCGCCCATCTCCGGTTGACCGGACGTCGGCGCGAGGTTCTCGCCGGGGTCGAGAGGAGCCGCCTGGCGGCCATCGTCGAGAACGCGGAGGACGCCATCGTCGGCAAGACGCTCGACGGGACCGTCACGGACTGGAACCCGGCGGCCGAGCGCCTCTTCGGCTTCACGGCCCCCGAGGCCATCGGACGCAACGCACGTGACCTCGTCGTGCCGCCGCACCTGCGGGCGGAGGAGCGCGAAACCCTGGATCGCGTGCGTCTCGGGAAGCCGGTCGCCCCGCTGTCCACGTTGCGGCTCCATCGCGACGGCAATGCCGTACCCGTCCTCGTCACGGTCTCGCCGATCCGTTCCCCGCGCGGGGAGACCGTCGGCGTCGCCACCGTCATCCGGGACATCGGCGCCCAACTCGCCGCGGAGGAGGAGATCCGCACGCTCAACGCGTCCCTGGAACGCCAGGTCGCGGAACGGACCTCGCAACTCCGGGCCGCCTCGGCCTGGCAGGACGCGATCCTCCGGCATGCCGGATACGCGGTCATCGCGACCGATCTGGACGGGACGATCAGCCTGTTCAACCCGGCGGCGGAACGGATGCTCGGCTATGCGGCCGGCGAACTCGTCGGAACCGCGACGCCCGGACTGTTCCACGACCCGCGCGAGGTCGCTGATCGCGCGGCCGAACTGTCCGCCGCCCTCGGGGAGCGGGTGGAGCCCGGCTTCGAGGTCTTCGTCGCCCGTGCCCGGCGAGGCATGCCGGAGACGGCGGAGTGGACCTACGTCACCAAGGCCGGGGAGCGACATCCCGTGCTCCTCAACGTCAGCCTGCTGAGGACGGCCGACGGCCGGGACCTCGGCTACCTGGGCATCGCGATGGACCTGTCCGAGCGGCGCCGCCACGAGGCCGAGATGAAGGCGGCCAACGCCGGCACCTGGAGCTACGACGTCGCGACCGGCCTCGTCCGTCTCTCCGCCGAATGCGCCCGCCAGCACGGCCTGCCGGACGCGGAGACCGAGATCGACGTGGAGCGCGGCTGGCGCCCGCTGGCGCACCCGGCCGACGTCGGGCACGTCCTCGCCGACCTCGGCGCGGCCGTCGAGACCGGCGGGAGCTACACGACCGAGTTCCGCATCCCGCTCCCCAACGGTGGCCTGCGCTGGATCTCGGCCATGGGTCGCGTCGAGACCGACGCCGACGGCAGGACGTCGAAGGTCCTCGGCCTGACGCTGGACGTGACGCCGCGCAAGCTCGCGGAGATCGCGCTGGGCGAAGCCAAGGCGCAGGCGGAGGCCGCGCGCTCCGATGCCGAGAGGGCCAACCAGGCCAAAACCGACTTCCTCGCCTCGATGAGCCACGAGATCCGTACGCCCCTCAACGCCATCATCGGCTTCACCGACCTGATGCTGGCATCGGACCGGCTCGCCCCAGACCTGCACCGGCACGCCGACCTCGTGCGCGCGTCCGGCGCGGCGCTCCTCGCCATCGTCAACGACATCCTCGACTTCTCCAAGGTCGAGGCCGGCGCGGTCGAGCTCGCTCCGAGGCCCTTCGCGCTGTCGAGCCTCCTGGATGCCTGCACGTCCATCGTCCGGGCACAGGCCGAGACCAAGGGCCTGCAACTCCGGACGAGCCTCGGCCCGGACCTGCCCGGTTGGGTTCTGGGCGACGAGGGCCGCCTGCGGCAGGTGCTGCTGAACCTGCTCAACAATGCCGTGAAGTTCACCAAGGCCGGCTCCGTCACCCTCGACGTGAGTTCGGAACCGGCGGGGCCGGCGGAGCGGGTGCTCCGCCTGCGGGTGACCGACACGGGCATCGGCATCCCGGAGGAGAAGCGCAAGCGCCTGTTCCAGCGCTTCAGCCAGGTCGACGGCTCCATCGGCCGGGACTACGGCGGCACGGGGCTCGGCCTCGCCATCAGCAGGAGCCTCGTCGAGCTCATGGGCGGCGAGATCGGCGTCGGCTCCGACACCGGGCGCGGATCGAGCTTCTGGTTCAGCGTCACGCTTCCGTTGGCGGACGCGCCCGACGGACAGGCGACGGTTCCCGCGGCATCGGTCGCCCGACGGAAGGGGCGCCTGCTCCTCGTCGACGACTCCCCCATCAACCTGGAGCTGGCCAAGGCCGTCCTGACCGGTGCGGGACATGACGTCGAGGTCGCGGGCGAAGGCGCGACGGCGGTCGCGGCGGTCGCGGCCGGCGGCTTCGACCTCGTCCTCATGGACGTGCAGATGCCCGGGATGGACGGGATGTCGGCGACGCGTGCGATCCGGCATTCCAAGCTCCCGACGGCGACGATCCCCGTAATCGCGATGACGGCGAACGTGCTGCCCGAGCAGGTCCGCGCCTTCCGCGAGGCCGGCATGGACGACCACGTCGGAAAGCCCTTCGAACGGGAGGCGCTCTTCGCCACCATCGAACGCTGGCTCGGCGCCGGCACCTCGGCATCGGGCGTTCCCGTCGAACGTCGGGTGCCCGCCTCGTTCGACCGCTCGATCTACGAGCAGATCGGCCGGTACCTCAAGCCGAACCGCCTTCACGAGGTCCTGCACCTGCTCATCGCGGAGCTCCGCACGAGCTTCCAGGGCGACGCAGCCATGTTCGACGCCCGGTCCTGGTTGCGCCATCGCGCCCACTCGCTCTCCTCGGCGACGGGGATGATGGGCTTCGTGGACCTGGCAACCGCCTGCCATGCGCTCGAATGCTGCGGCGAGGATCGGCTCGACCGCGAGGGCGTCGAGGTGTTCGGGCTGCTCCTGGAGCAGGTCCGGCGACTGTCCGACGATGCCGTCGTCCTCGCCGAGGAGCTCTCCCGTGGCATCGACGGGACTGATCGCCCCCACACGGCGGAGCATACCTCCGCATCCGCCCGGGAGGCGGCGGCAAGCTAG
- a CDS encoding AAA family ATPase gives MSEKLSAAAAASVRAAMLDPSKLAGARKTKVPLPRVQRLAGGEMQSWCVVTDLRSVLRPLLRHRLSRPCARAIERAIVAANVVTTTRLERILYKEALRRDLPRGACPELQAAADVLPFHLAELGCRVSAARIASQALASAHLAVQTGRLDRAFLYLRHALFRAEEAEHGRGDNAELAQGPLYQFLEAFDVRAGLWLAAMTAFETADRMVEDEHDILRGGVGMIAPPPSDLADLDLILGQAKAKAEEAPGRTLVVFPTMDHLPQPSKSVSDRGDSPRAIAEPWAGKGMPLTPAPDPAAFAARLRGLFPWADEVVDVFASDFVGSPYAALRPRILVSPPGCGKTAFARAVIETAGLDVTVFGAAGTMDGGAWAGTSRQWGSWRPSTPAQGCLRHGKASHGIVIDEVEKAGNDRRWGRLDETILPFLERGSTARAIHDPAFETALDLSAVSYVLTANSLRGVSTALLDRCQILEWPAPRAEDLPVVAAGILAEIRRDRGLDAAWCPDLDPEELGMIPWVGGSMRPLRRMVEAVVASREVEARRLPN, from the coding sequence ATGTCCGAGAAGCTCTCCGCCGCCGCGGCTGCGTCCGTGCGCGCCGCCATGCTCGACCCCTCGAAGCTCGCCGGAGCGCGCAAGACGAAGGTGCCGCTCCCCCGGGTGCAGCGCCTCGCCGGCGGGGAGATGCAGTCGTGGTGCGTCGTCACCGACCTCCGCTCCGTTCTCAGGCCGCTGCTCCGCCATCGCCTCAGCCGGCCGTGCGCCCGCGCCATCGAGCGGGCGATCGTCGCCGCGAACGTCGTGACGACCACGAGGCTTGAGCGCATCCTCTACAAGGAGGCGCTGCGCCGGGACCTGCCCCGCGGGGCGTGCCCCGAGCTCCAGGCTGCGGCCGACGTCCTCCCGTTCCACCTTGCGGAGCTCGGATGCCGCGTGTCGGCGGCCCGGATCGCCTCGCAGGCGCTCGCGTCCGCACACCTCGCTGTGCAGACCGGGCGCCTCGACAGGGCGTTCCTCTACCTTAGGCACGCGCTGTTCCGGGCAGAGGAGGCCGAGCACGGTCGCGGGGATAACGCCGAGCTCGCGCAGGGACCCCTCTACCAGTTCCTGGAGGCCTTCGACGTCCGGGCTGGCCTCTGGCTGGCGGCGATGACGGCCTTCGAGACGGCAGACCGCATGGTGGAGGACGAGCACGACATCCTCAGGGGCGGCGTCGGGATGATCGCGCCGCCGCCGTCCGACCTTGCGGACCTCGACCTCATCCTGGGGCAGGCGAAGGCCAAGGCGGAGGAGGCGCCCGGCCGGACGCTCGTGGTCTTCCCGACGATGGACCACCTGCCCCAGCCCTCGAAGTCCGTCTCGGACCGGGGGGACTCCCCGCGCGCGATCGCGGAGCCTTGGGCCGGGAAGGGCATGCCCCTCACCCCGGCGCCGGACCCGGCCGCCTTCGCCGCTCGGCTGCGGGGCCTGTTCCCGTGGGCCGACGAAGTCGTCGACGTGTTCGCCAGCGACTTCGTCGGCTCGCCCTACGCCGCGCTGCGGCCGCGCATCCTCGTCAGCCCTCCCGGCTGCGGGAAGACGGCCTTCGCCCGTGCGGTGATCGAGACGGCCGGGCTGGACGTCACCGTCTTTGGGGCTGCTGGGACCATGGACGGAGGTGCCTGGGCGGGCACATCTCGTCAGTGGGGGTCGTGGCGCCCGTCGACGCCAGCGCAGGGCTGCCTTCGCCATGGGAAGGCGAGCCACGGCATCGTCATCGACGAGGTCGAGAAGGCGGGCAACGACCGGCGGTGGGGCAGGCTCGACGAGACGATCCTCCCCTTCCTCGAACGGGGATCCACCGCCCGGGCGATCCACGACCCGGCTTTCGAGACGGCACTGGACCTCAGCGCAGTCTCCTACGTCCTGACGGCGAACTCCCTCCGGGGCGTCTCCACGGCGCTGCTCGACAGGTGCCAGATCCTGGAATGGCCGGCCCCGCGGGCGGAGGACCTGCCGGTGGTGGCGGCCGGGATCCTCGCGGAGATCCGACGGGACCGGGGGCTGGATGCGGCCTGGTGCCCGGACCTCGACCCCGAGGAGCTCGGGATGATCCCCTGGGTAGGGGGGAGCATGCGGCCGCTGAGGAGGATGGTCGAGGCGGTCGTGGCCTCGCGCGAGGTCGAAGCTCGCCGCCTTCCGAACTGA
- a CDS encoding metallophosphoesterase produces the protein MPTIWIMSDIHADASPWVPPPGPRVDVAIVAGDVSDGLCRRALPWLAEHVVPRAGAVIYVPGNHDFYGTRMPDEIERARGNAIEAGIRLLDLGQVLNLGRVQIIGATLWSDYRIGGEGTRAAAMAACGDRHTGMRDHRRIQTRDAAGVPAAFRPQEAAALHARHRARVEEALAAEWDGPRIVVTHHAPNARSLLHGEVRETIDAAYASDLSALMEGAGAPDIWIHGHVHRSADYVVGRTRVVANPRGHDTSHQRRDGTWADGRENPAFDGGLVVEI, from the coding sequence ATGCCGACGATCTGGATCATGAGCGACATCCACGCCGACGCCTCCCCGTGGGTCCCGCCGCCGGGGCCGCGCGTCGACGTGGCGATCGTCGCCGGCGACGTGTCCGACGGGCTGTGCCGGAGGGCGCTGCCCTGGCTCGCGGAGCACGTCGTCCCGCGCGCCGGGGCCGTCATCTATGTGCCGGGAAACCACGACTTCTACGGGACGAGGATGCCCGACGAGATTGAGCGGGCTCGGGGGAACGCGATCGAAGCCGGGATCCGCCTTCTCGACCTCGGCCAGGTCCTGAACCTGGGTCGGGTCCAGATTATCGGGGCGACGCTGTGGTCCGATTACAGGATCGGCGGGGAGGGCACCCGGGCGGCGGCCATGGCGGCATGCGGCGACCGGCACACGGGGATGAGGGATCACCGGCGGATCCAAACGCGCGACGCGGCAGGGGTTCCCGCCGCGTTCCGTCCGCAGGAGGCGGCCGCGCTCCACGCCCGGCACCGCGCGAGGGTTGAGGAAGCCCTTGCGGCGGAGTGGGACGGCCCAAGGATCGTGGTCACCCACCATGCCCCGAACGCGCGCTCCCTCCTGCACGGGGAGGTCCGCGAGACGATCGACGCGGCCTACGCCAGCGACCTGTCGGCCCTCATGGAGGGGGCGGGCGCGCCCGACATCTGGATCCACGGGCACGTGCATCGGAGCGCCGACTACGTCGTGGGTCGGACCCGTGTCGTGGCCAACCCGAGAGGGCACGACACCTCTCACCAGCGGCGGGACGGCACGTGGGCCGACGGGCGGGAGAACCCTGCGTTCGACGGCGGCCTCGTGGTGGAGATCTAG
- the arsH gene encoding arsenical resistance protein ArsH — MDKPQQLFADGLPNLSEEHFVVPTATNLQVQAPFTHAPRFLILYGSLRERSFSRFLAYEAARLLEAMGGEVRIYDAHSLPLPDDATADHPKVQELRNLSIWSEGHVWVSPERHGAMTGVIKSQIDWLPLSEGSVRLTQGRTLAVMQVSGGSQSFNAVNNLRILGRWMRMITIPNQSSVPMAYKEFDEAGRMKPGPLYDRVVDVCEELMKFTLLTRERSAYLVDRYSERKEREPERLKDVAVDIGFVKRAP; from the coding sequence TTGGACAAGCCCCAACAGCTCTTCGCCGACGGATTGCCCAACCTCAGCGAGGAGCATTTCGTGGTTCCGACGGCGACCAACCTGCAGGTGCAGGCACCGTTCACCCACGCCCCACGCTTCCTGATCCTGTACGGCTCGCTCCGAGAGCGTTCTTTCAGCCGCTTCCTGGCCTACGAGGCCGCGCGCCTGCTGGAGGCAATGGGCGGCGAGGTGCGGATCTACGACGCGCACAGCTTACCGCTGCCTGATGACGCGACCGCCGACCATCCCAAGGTCCAGGAGCTGCGCAACCTCTCGATCTGGTCCGAGGGGCATGTCTGGGTCAGCCCCGAGCGCCACGGCGCCATGACCGGGGTCATCAAGAGCCAAATCGACTGGCTGCCCCTGTCGGAGGGCTCTGTACGCCTAACACAAGGCCGGACCCTGGCCGTGATGCAGGTCTCGGGCGGCTCGCAGTCGTTCAACGCAGTCAACAACCTGCGCATCCTCGGGCGCTGGATGCGGATGATCACCATACCAAATCAGTCCTCGGTCCCGATGGCCTACAAGGAGTTCGACGAGGCAGGTCGGATGAAGCCCGGTCCGCTCTACGACCGGGTGGTTGACGTTTGCGAGGAGTTGATGAAGTTCACGCTGCTGACTCGCGAGCGGTCAGCCTACCTCGTCGACCGGTATTCAGAGCGCAAGGAACGTGAGCCCGAGCGCCTGAAGGATGTGGCGGTGGACATTGGGTTCGTGAAGCGCGCGCCGTGA
- a CDS encoding ArsR/SmtB family transcription factor: protein MDERQAVAAFAALGQEHRLRIVRQLVTAGPEGMAAGVLAETVGVSGTNLSFHLKELSHAGLVTSRREGRSIIYSAAYPDLSGLIQFLMRDCCQGRPEVCAPAVAALAACCLPTGDTAHA from the coding sequence ATGGACGAACGGCAAGCCGTCGCTGCCTTCGCAGCCCTCGGACAGGAGCATCGGCTGCGCATCGTGCGCCAGCTCGTCACCGCTGGCCCCGAAGGGATGGCGGCCGGCGTACTGGCCGAGACGGTCGGTGTGTCGGGTACCAACCTGTCGTTCCACCTGAAGGAGCTCAGCCATGCGGGGCTGGTCACCTCCCGGCGAGAGGGACGCTCGATCATCTACAGCGCCGCCTACCCGGACCTGTCCGGGCTCATCCAATTCCTGATGCGCGATTGCTGTCAGGGGCGTCCCGAGGTCTGCGCCCCCGCCGTCGCGGCCCTGGCCGCCTGCTGCTTGCCCACCGGAGACACCGCCCATGCCTGA
- a CDS encoding arsenate reductase ArsC: protein MPDRVYNVLFLCTGNSARSILAEAMLNKEGQGRFRAFSAGSQPKTDVNPLAVQVLSETEYPTEGLRSKSWDEFARPDAPVMDFVFTVCDNAAGEACPYWPGQPVTAHWGIEDPASVEGTDLECKTAFVTAQRYLKNRISAFVALPLASLNGVALSAKVREIGQQAGATSPRPEVA, encoded by the coding sequence ATGCCTGATCGCGTCTACAACGTCCTGTTCCTCTGCACCGGCAACTCCGCTCGCTCGATCCTGGCGGAGGCCATGCTCAACAAGGAGGGCCAGGGACGCTTCCGGGCCTTCTCCGCCGGCAGCCAGCCCAAGACAGACGTGAACCCGCTCGCTGTTCAGGTTCTGAGCGAGACGGAGTACCCGACCGAGGGGCTGCGCTCGAAGTCCTGGGACGAGTTCGCCCGCCCCGACGCGCCGGTCATGGATTTCGTCTTCACGGTCTGTGACAACGCCGCCGGCGAGGCTTGCCCGTACTGGCCCGGCCAGCCGGTGACGGCGCACTGGGGCATCGAGGATCCCGCCTCGGTCGAGGGGACGGACCTGGAGTGCAAGACAGCCTTCGTAACTGCGCAGCGCTACCTCAAGAACCGGATCTCGGCCTTCGTAGCGTTGCCGCTGGCCAGTCTCAATGGAGTCGCCCTGTCCGCCAAGGTGCGCGAGATCGGCCAGCAGGCCGGCGCCACCTCGCCCCGCCCGGAGGTCGCGTGA
- the arsC gene encoding arsenate reductase (glutaredoxin) (This arsenate reductase requires both glutathione and glutaredoxin to convert arsenate to arsenite, after which the efflux transporter formed by ArsA and ArsB can extrude the arsenite from the cell, providing resistance.) produces MDVVIYHNPDCGTSRNTLALIRNAGIEPHVVEYLKTPPNRVLLHQLADRAGIRVRDFLREKGTPYAELGLGDESLTDDQLLDAIAEHPILLNRPLVVSPRGVALCRPSEAVLDLLPAQQGEFVKEDGERVVDAHGRRVATA; encoded by the coding sequence ATGGACGTCGTCATCTATCACAACCCGGATTGCGGCACGTCGCGCAACACTCTGGCCCTCATCCGCAACGCCGGCATCGAGCCGCACGTGGTCGAGTACCTGAAGACGCCGCCGAACCGGGTGTTGCTGCACCAACTCGCAGACCGCGCCGGCATCAGGGTCCGCGACTTCCTCCGCGAGAAGGGCACGCCCTACGCCGAACTCGGCCTCGGCGACGAAAGCCTCACGGACGACCAGCTTCTGGATGCCATCGCCGAACACCCGATCCTGCTCAACCGTCCCTTGGTGGTCAGCCCGAGGGGCGTTGCCCTCTGCCGCCCCTCCGAGGCTGTGCTCGACCTCCTACCGGCCCAGCAAGGAGAGTTCGTCAAGGAAGACGGTGAGCGCGTCGTCGATGCGCACGGGCGCCGCGTCGCCACCGCCTGA